TTGCCGGTCTGGATCAGCACCGCGGTCTCGAACAGCTCGTCGAGCGTGCCGATGCCTCCGGGCATGGCGATGAAGGCATACGAGTACTTCTCGAGCAGGAGCTTGCGCACGAAGAAGTACCGGCACTCGACCCAGCGATCGAGATACGAGTTGGGCTTCTGCTCGACCGGGAGCTTGATGTTGCAGCCCACCGAGAGACCGCCCACGTCTTTCGCGCCGCGGTTCGCGGCCTCCATGATTCCCGGGCCGCCGCCGGTCATCACCGTGAAGCCCGCCTGCGAGAGCCGGGCGCCGAGCGCGCGCGCCAGGTGGTAGTAGGGGTGGTCCTCCTTGAAGCGCGCGGAGCCGAACACGGTCACGCACGGACCCGCGAAGTGGAGCTTGCGGAAGCCACGGATACACTCCGCGAAGATTCGCAGCGCCTGCAGCAGCTCCCTGCGGCGCGGCTCCGGACCTCCCAGCAGCCGGCGCTCGGCGGGATCGCGCGTGCCCTTGCCCCAGGTGTCCGTCGAAGAGGTCG
The sequence above is drawn from the Myxococcota bacterium genome and encodes:
- a CDS encoding TIGR00730 family Rossman fold protein gives rise to the protein MTDAPEPLPTSSTDTWGKGTRDPAERRLLGGPEPRRRELLQALRIFAECIRGFRKLHFAGPCVTVFGSARFKEDHPYYHLARALGARLSQAGFTVMTGGGPGIMEAANRGAKDVGGLSVGCNIKLPVEQKPNSYLDRWVECRYFFVRKLLLEKYSYAFIAMPGGIGTLDELFETAVLIQTGKMKDFPFVLMGKSFWEPLLQYLREFPLKTGTIDAADVTRWIVCDSPEEAVDVIRQRAIDQFGLTYGPRARPRWWLAES